Genomic DNA from Epinephelus fuscoguttatus linkage group LG14, E.fuscoguttatus.final_Chr_v1:
AGAAATAGGTTATCATGAGCCATTGTCATGTTAAATTGTCTTTATAATATAAACTTCTATAAGAAGGCTTAACATAAGCACATTGTTATTAAAACAGTGGTGGCACAATGCTACATCAGTAACTGCAACGGAAATATATCACATCATTGTGATTCATTTCTATCCATAGAGCAAATTTGTGATCTATGCTATGAGCTACTATCAGCGTTATTGTTTTTAAGGCTACAACATTTATCAACAAAGTATGTTAGATAAGCTATGACAGTTTTGGCTTATAAATAGAAGCTGTTTTAACTCTTTATCCATCGATAATAAGACTACATAAACTACAACATCTACTGCTGTAGTCAAAAGGTAAAATATGACTAAGAATAGTACTGAAGAAACTCATTACAGCTTGGCTTCATCCTACATAGGACAGATTGGAAAATTTCAACGATGCGATTTCAGCTTATATACTGTGcaattattttgtatttcaacAGAGGTGTTGCGTAACTAAAAAGTACTGTAACTAGGACACAGTGCTTGACCTCTTGGCCTTCTTAAGAATGTCACACTTCTTGCGATTGGGGCGCCGGCAGCGTTCGTCGATGCTTGGCACACATTCATAGTGCCACACCTCCTCCATCTTATCCACAGGATACACTGCCTCCACGTAGTGACGGATCAATCTGAGGCGGACAGGGTCAAGCTGCTTCTTGTTGCAGGCCCCTGAATGGTTGTACTGCAGCCGCAGGTTCTCCTGGGTGAAGAGCTCAGGGAAGAGGCGCACCAACAGGCGGGCAGCAAAGTTCCCAACAGACAGACTCTGCTGCACAATTTCCCGTACCTCAGTATCTGAGAGCAGGTAGATAGAAGGTACAGGGAATTCCGGCTTGGATACAGTCAGTTCATCAAGGGGAATTTTACAAAAGTCTTTGCTACTTTTCTCAGGAGGTAAAGAGGGAATATCTGGATCCTCCCTAATACTATCTGGATTGAACTGGTTCAGCTGGCAAAGAAAGTCCTGCTCTGACTCTTGGCCGTACACTTTGCGCTGCTGCAGGTAGGATCTTCTCTGCTCCGTGTCACGTCTCCTGCACCTCTCATCAAGCTTGCCCACAAATTCCAACATCCACACTCTGTCGTTCTTGGCCCGAGAGTAGACCAACTGCACATAGTGACGGATCAGATTTACACGAACGGGGTCGAGCTGTTTTTTACCAAGAGAACCACTGCAGTTGTACTGCTTCCTTGTGTTCTCATGAGTGAAGAGCTCAGGGAACATAAGCACCAGCAGCCGAGAAGCAAAGTTCCCAATGGACAAGCTACATTCATAGTTGCTCTTCAGCTGCTCCCTGGTTAAGAGGTACTCCTGGGCAACACTAAAGTCAGGAAGAGGAATCTCTAGATTGTCAAAATCCACAGGCGGAAGCAAAGACTTTTTGGATTTGCGACTGGGCCTTTCATAATCCCCCGCCTCTGGAACCTTAATAATAGAAACTTCTTCAGGAAGGCTGGCCAGGTCATAGCCCTCATCATTGATATTATCAGGTTCACTGCCATTGCCGTTACTGTGAGGACCCTCAAGCGCATCCTCCATGTGCTGAATACACACCTGAAGCCAGCTGTCCTCAGGCACATCAGGAAAATTAGCCTCCATGTACTTTCGTATTATTTCCATCTTGTCAGAGTCCAGAATTAGTTGCCCCACACTACTGTAACTGCTCGAGCCTTCTGGCATTTTACCCTCTTCAAAGACCTCAGGGAAGAGACggtg
This window encodes:
- the bend3 gene encoding BEN domain-containing protein 3, encoding MNSYEHGEVSDEAMLEKEHKHVQDVKEESEDFAICEPPEGLRGESPGATEAGKRSSAGMGPYTVQSTSSKRARVSGEMRRHLMDESSRLEPLCLTTTGERRNFVQQKPRVSYRKPLFSISHRISEKRNTPSLEQQASHGAGNQLNYSSILSSKLQSSEENGPLENLPTLDALGQTSSTDSSLYPLIEKMFLILNTLNSSMTQLHSKVDLLTLEVMRIKKQIKPAEMVTEFQPPPEYLLTSDELNQLMEQTSSAGELGCRLLVHLFPELFKAKECSHECMASKRTLESLHLQLIRNYVEVCYPSVKNNSVWQEECLLQINDLFNRFWAQRDMESARLLRKQTIPGAGIKAEHPQTYHFINEQGQEEHISLDNQQSSLAVSDVALNTQATEELDEFSSPEDFVIFLLHRLFPEVFEEGKMPEGSSSYSSVGQLILDSDKMEIIRKYMEANFPDVPEDSWLQVCIQHMEDALEGPHSNGNGSEPDNINDEGYDLASLPEEVSIIKVPEAGDYERPSRKSKKSLLPPVDFDNLEIPLPDFSVAQEYLLTREQLKSNYECSLSIGNFASRLLVLMFPELFTHENTRKQYNCSGSLGKKQLDPVRVNLIRHYVQLVYSRAKNDRVWMLEFVGKLDERCRRRDTEQRRSYLQQRKVYGQESEQDFLCQLNQFNPDSIREDPDIPSLPPEKSSKDFCKIPLDELTVSKPEFPVPSIYLLSDTEVREIVQQSLSVGNFAARLLVRLFPELFTQENLRLQYNHSGACNKKQLDPVRLRLIRHYVEAVYPVDKMEEVWHYECVPSIDERCRRPNRKKCDILKKAKRSSTVS